Part of the Bacteroidota bacterium genome is shown below.
TTCGATCTTCCGGTTGGAACAAAAAAGGAAATGAAAGCGGCGGCGCGTTTCCGGAAAGATATTATGCGTGACGGATTTACGATGATGCAGTTCAGCGTGTACATACGCCACTGCCCGAGCGGGGAGAATGCAGACGTTCATCAGAAGCGCGTGAACAGAGTCATTCCTGAAAAAGGCCAGGTGAGTATTCTCATGATTACCGATAAGCAATACGGGGACATTGTAAATTACTGGGGCGCTAAGGAAAAACCGCTTGGCCCAGCGCCACAGCAATTAGAACTTTTTTAAAATAAAAAAACGGAGAATCAAGGTTATCCCTGCCCGAAGAAAATCACTTCGGTGTAGGCGGGAATCTTGAAACTCCGTTAATTTTTTCAGCTTCAAATCGCTGTAAGAAGCTGTGCAATAGAAGGTAGATTTACCAACTAAAGTTTTTTATCCCTCTTTGAAATCAAACCACAACGTTTTGGAGACTGTTTCAGTAAGTGTTCTAAAGTTTTTTATCCC
Proteins encoded:
- the cas2 gene encoding CRISPR-associated endonuclease Cas2 yields the protein MWLFVFFDLPVGTKKEMKAAARFRKDIMRDGFTMMQFSVYIRHCPSGENADVHQKRVNRVIPEKGQVSILMITDKQYGDIVNYWGAKEKPLGPAPQQLELF